One Synechocystis sp. LKSZ1 genomic window, AATGTTAAACCAGCGCTGTAGCGGTATCTTATTGCATCCCACTTCCCTCCCCGGTCGTTTTGGCATCGGGGATCTCGGGGAAGAAGCCTACTGTTTTGTAGATTTCCTGGCCCAGAGTGGCCAAAGTATTTGGCAAATTTTACCCCTAGGGCCAACGGGCTTTGGCAATTCGCCCTACCTCTGCTACTCGGCTTTGGCCATTAATCCCCTACTGATTAGTCCTGAGAAGCTTGTTGAAGACCAGCTTTTACCCCCGGAAATTTTGGAGCAGATCCCGGAATTTCTCAATGCTCGTATTGATTTTGAGGCGGTTCGGGCCTATAAAATGCCCTTGTTTCAACAGGCCTGGGCTCGGTTTAAAAACCAGGTAGGGCCGGACTTAACGGCAGAGTTGCAACAATTTTGTCAGAGCCAAGCGGACTGGCTCGCAGACTATGCTCTCTTTATGGCCCTCAAGGAAGCCTTAGCCGGTAGTAGTTGGCATACTTGGGACATTGCCCTGGCCCAGCGTCATCCCGAGGCCTTGGCCCAATGGCGAGAACAGTTAGCGGAGGAAATAGCCTATCAGCAATTTTTGCAATTTATCGGTTTCCGGCAGTGGCAGGCTCTGAAAACCTACGCGAATCAGCGCCATATTGCTATTTTCGGCGATATTCCCATCTATGTCGCCCACGACAGCGCTGACGTCTGGGCCAATCCGGATAACTTTTGTCTGAATCCGGAAACCGGAGAAGCGGCCCTGATGGCGGGTGTGCCACCGGACTATTTCAGTGAAACGGGCCAACTTTGGGGTAATCCTGTCTATAGCTGGCCCGCCTTGCAAAAAACCCAGTTTGCCTGGTGGGTCAAGCGCTTCCGGGCCATTCTGCAGTATGTTGATATTGTTCGCATCGATCATTTTCGGGGTTTCGAGGCCTATTGGGCCGTCCCGGAAGGTGAAACAACAGCTATGAACGGGACTTGGGAAATGGCCCCTGGTCGGGAATTTTTCCAAGTTCTACAGCAGGAGTTGGGAGAAGACTTACCCATTGTGGCGGAGGATTTAGGGGTGATTACTGCAGAGGTCGAGGCCCTGCGGGATGATTTTGACTTTCCAGGCATGAAGGTTCTCCATTTTGCCTTTGACTCTGACCGAGACAATCCCTTTCTCCCTTTTAACTATATCAACCCTAATTGCATTGTCTATACCGGCACCCACGACAACGATACGACGGTGGGCTGGTTCTACGGCCGGTCAGAAGAGGAACAAAAGCGGGTCACAGATTACCTCGGCTGTGTCTGTCCCGAAGGTATCCATTGGAGTCTAATCCGCCTCGCCATGGGGTCAGTGGCCCGGATCGCCATTTTTCCCCTCCAGGATATTCTGGGCTTTGGTAACGATACCCGCATGAACCTACCGGGAACTGCAGAGGGCAATTGGGGCTGGCGCTACCACCCTGACCACCTAACAACAGATCTCGCCAATCATCTGGACTTTGTGACGACGCTCTACGGCCGCAAGGTTCATTATCCTGAGGCTACCCCAGAGGCCTAGGACGACGCCTGGGGCGTTTCTCAATGGGCCATTCTCGGAACAACCTCCAACGGGCAAGTTAAGATAGAGGACAGTCTTTAACCTTACTGTCCTTGGCATGCGTCAACGTCTCCTCCCTTCTACCCAGCGCCGGTTTTCATCTCGCTCCCGCTTTTGGGGTCAGTGGCTGGCTAGTTTGGCCCTGGTGCCGGCCCTCTTGACAACGGCTCCAGGCCTAGCCCAGGAAAACTCAGCCATGGGGAGTGGCAAAAACAACCTCACCTACGGTCAACTCTTTCAGGACATTAAGGCCAACAAGGTTAGCAAGGTTGAAATTGACCCCAACCTACAGATTGCTTCGGTAACCTTAAAGGGCCAACCCCAGGACGCTAAACCCAAAACGGTACGCCTGTTTAAAACCAATCCTGAATTGATCGAACTACTCAAGGAAAGCAATGTCACCTGGGGCATTCGCCGCACGCCCGACCATTCCGCTTTGTTTGGACTCTTAACCCATGTCCTGATCGTGGTTATTTTAATTGGCTTAATTGCCATTGTGATCCGTCGCTCAGCCAATATGTCCGGCCAGGCCATGAGTTTTGGGAAGTCCCGGGCCCGTTTCCAGATGGAGGCCAAAACCGGTATCGGCTTTGGCGATGTGGCCGGTATCGACGAGGCTAAAGAAGAACTCCAGGAAGTAGTGACTTTCCTCAAGCAACCGGAAAAATTTACCGCCATTGGGGCCAAGATTCCTCGGGGCGTTTTATTGATTGGCCCACCAGGAACGGGAAAAACTCTTTTGGCCAAGGCCATTGCCGGAGAAGCGGGAGTACCCTTTTTCAGTATTTCTGGCTCAGAATTTGTGGAGATGTTTGTGGGGGTCGGGGCCTCTCGTGTCCGCGATCTGTTTAAAAAGGCCAAGGAAAACGCGCCCTGCCTCATTTTTATTGATGAAATCGATGCGGTAGGTCGTCAGCGGGGGGTCGGCTACGGCGGAGGCAACGACGAACGGGAACAAACCCTCAATCAACTGCTCACGGAAATGGACGGCTTTGAGGGCAACAGCGGCATTATTGTGATCGCCGCTACTAACCGGCCTGATGTGTTGGATACGGCCCTATTACGGCCCGGTCGGTTTGACCGTCAAGTCACGGTAGACTATCCCGACCTCGACGGACGCCATAAAATCCTAGCCATCCACGCCCAAAACAAAAAAATTGCCCCAGAGGTGGAACTGGCCACCATTGCTCGCCGTACCCCTGGCTTTACCGGAGCCGATCTGGCCAACGTAATGAATGAGGCCGCTATTTTCACGGCCCGTCGTCGGAAGGAAGCGATCACCATGGCGGAGGTCAACGATGCCATTGACCGGGTGGTCGCTGGCATGGAAGGGACGCCCCTGGTAGATAGCAAGAGTAAGCGTTTGATTGCTTACCATGAAGTGGGCCATGCCCTGATCGGTACCCTCTGCCCTGGCCACGATCCCGTAGAAAAGGTGACGCTGATCCCCCGCGGCCAGGCCCGGGGCCTAACCTGGTTTACCCCCGATGAAGAACAGAGCCTAATGACGCGCAGTCAACTGATTGCTCGCATTGCCGGTTTACTGGGAGGCCGGGTGGCCGAAGAAGTTATCTTTGGGGCGGATGAGGTTACCACGGGGGCCGGTAACGACATCGAAAAAATCACCTACCTGGCCCGGCAAATGGTGACTAAGTTGGGAATGTCTTCCCTCGGTCTCGTGGCCCTGGAAAATGAAGACGGCACCAATTATCTAGGAGGCGATTGGGGCAAACGTTCCGAATATTCCGAGGAGATTGCTGCTCGCATTGATAAAGAAATTCGCTGGATTGTGGAAGCAGCCCATCGTCGGGCTATCCAAATTTTGGAGGATAATCGGGCCTTGATGGATCGTTTGGTTGATCTTCTGATTGAGCAAGAAACCATTGAAGGTGAACAGTTCCGGCAATTGGTGGCGGAATTTCATCCCCTACCCGACCTCAAGACCATGACCCCGGTCTAGGCTATGAAGAAATCTGCCAATAAGGCCTTTCTGCCCCAAAAACCCTGTCTGGTTTGTGGCCGGCCCTTTACCTGGCGCAAAAAATGGGCCGACTGTTGGGAAGCGGTGAAATACTGTTCCGAACGCTGTCGCCGTCGCCGTTCTTCGGCAGGCCAAGAATCGGGCTAAGATGGAGCCAGTCCCCTCTCTAGCAACCTCATGACCTTTGGTTCCGAACCGGCTCCGATTCTTCAGCAACGTCTCCACTACCAAGGCCGTAAATTTAGCTTTGATGTTAGCCGTCGTCGTTTACCTAATGGGGTCGAAGGGGAGTGGGAATGTATTCGCCATCCCGGTGGGGCCTTGGCGGTTCCCGTCACCGATGATAATCTGTTGATTCTGGTTAAGCAGTACCGCGTTACAGTTCAGGGCCGACTGTTAGAATTTCCTGCCGGTACCGTCGAACCGAACGAAGACCCCGCAGAAACGATTAAGCGGGAACTAGAAGAAGAAACAGGCTATCGGGCCCATCGTTGGCGGCCCATTGGGAAGTTTCCCCTGGCCCCGGGTTATTCCGATGAATATATCTATGCCTTTTTGGCCCAGGAACTAGAGCGTTTGGCCGAGCCACCGGATCAAGACGAGGACGAAGATATTGAAGTCGTTCTGCTCACCTTTGAAGAATTTGAGCAGGCCATTGCCGCAGGAGAACCCATTGATGCCAAAACCATCACCAGCTATTTCTGGATGCGCTACCTGCTTTCCTAGATTTCAATGAAGGCGGTGGAGTCACGAAGGCACTGCTGATAACGCTTCCTTCGGCCCTTGCTAAAGCAACAGTCCCGTAAATTTTGGCAATGTTTCTTCATAGGTCTTCACAGCATTGGGCTGGTATTTTGCGAGACATTACATAGACGATCCGGGAGATTCATTCCTTCGCTAGGCTCAGATCAACCCACCTCAAGACTGGATTGAATATGAGTCAAAACTCGATGGAAAACCTGCGGAATGTTGCTTTGGTTGGCCCCTACGGCAGTGGCAAGACGACCCTTTTAGAAAGCCTGCTCTGGGTGACGGGCAAGGTGACTCGTAAAGGATCAATCAAGGAAGGTAATACAGTTGGAGATGCGAGCCCAGAGGCGCGGGCCCGGGCCATGGGAGTTGAAGTCAACGTTGCCAGTTTAAATTGGGATGACCTGGCGCTGACCATCCTAGACTGTCCGGGTTCCATTGAATTTGCCCAGGAAACCTACAATGCTTTGGTGGGGGCCGGTTCAGCGGTGGTGGTTTGTGAGGCTGATGTGAGTCGAGTCTTGACCCTGGCCCCGTTGTTTAAATTTTTGGATGATTGGGAAATTCCTCACCTGGTGTTTATTAACAAAATGGATCGGGCCAAAAATAGCTTTCTAGAAATCCTCCAGGCCTTGAAAACCATTTCTAGTCGTCCCCTGGTGCCGCAACAATATCCCATTCACCAAGGCGATGACTTGATTGGCTATATTGATCTCGTGACCGAGCAGGCCTACCACTACCATCCCCAGTCCCCGGCTGATCCAGTGCCGCTCCCTCCAGAGCTTGAGGAAGAAGAGCACCTCACCCGTCAGGAAATGCTAGAGGCCCTGGCGGAATTTGATGACCATCTCCTGGAAGAACTGTTGGAAGACATTGCTCCACCCCAGGCCGAAATTGAAAAAGACCTGAAATGGGAATTGGGGGCCGATTTAATTGTGCCGGTACTGTTGGGGGTTGCCGACCAAGACTACGGCGTTCGTCCCCTGCTGGAGATCCTAAAACGAGAAGCCCCAGCCCCCTCCCTCACGGCAGAACGACGAGGCCTGACGATGACAGAGGCCGACGAACCCATTGTGCAAGTCCTTAAAACCTACTTCACGTCCCAGGGAGGCAAGCTATCCTTGGTGCGGGTTTGGCAGGGAATGCTCCAGGAAGGGGGCCTGTTGAATGGAGTTCGTCCTGGCGGTATCTATCGTCTCTTTGGCCAACAACAGCAACCGATCACCCAGGCCCAGGTTGGGGAAGTGGTGGCCCTGGGCCGGTTAGAAGGTATTCAAACCGGGGATACCTTATCTTCCCAGACAGGGATCGAGCCTCTACCCCAGGCCGCTATCCTAGAGCCGGTCTATGCCCAGGCTATCCTGGCTGAAAATCGTCGGGACGAAGTTAAATTAAGTGCGGCCCTGGCTAAGTTAGTCGAAGAAGACCCGGCCCTGCGATGGGGCCAGGAACCAGAGACGAAGGAAGTTGTCCTCTGGGGCCAGGGAGAAATTCATCTCCAGGTGGCCCTCGACCGACTCCGCCGCAAGTATAATTTGCCTCTCCAGGCCCATGACCCCCAAACGCCTTATAAGGAAACCATTCGCCAGAGCGGCAAAGTTCATGGTCGTTACAAGCATCAAACGGGCGGACACGGGGCCTTTGGTGACGTTTACCTGGCCCTGGAACCCCTAGAACGGGGGGCCGGTTTTCGCTTTGAAGAAACCATTGTGGGCGGTGTTGTACCCAAGCAGTACATCCCTGGGGTAGAAATGGGGGTGCGGGAATTTTTGGCCAAGGGGCCCTTGGGTTTTCCGGTGGTGGATATTGCTGTCACCCTCACCGATGGTTCTTACCATAGTGTGGATAGCTCCGAGCAGGCCTTTAAACAAGCGGCCCGGTTGGCGATGACGGAGGGAATGCCCCAATGTCAGCCGCTGTTACTGGAGCCGATTCTGAGTGTTAATATTGCTACCCCATCGGAGTTTACAGCCAAGGTTCTGCAATTGGTGAGTGGGCACCGGGGCCAGATTTTGGGGTATGAACCCCGCAGTGATTGGAAGGCCTGGGATCAGGTTTCGGCCTATCTACCCCAGGCGGAAATGCAGACTTTCATTGTGGAATTGCGTTCCCTATCCATGGGAGTAGGAACCTTTACTTGGCAGTACGACCATCTTCAGGAGGTTCCCGAAAAGCTGACTCAGAGCGTGCTGGCGGGCCAGGCTAATGGCAACGGTAAGGCCTAGGGCCTCGATCCGGCCTGGGGGCTTGCGGGACTTGCCATGACTCCCAAAGTGGCCCCTATCCTAAAAAATGAGGGGCCTGACTTGTGTTTTTTCCTAAGGTTCATTGACCTACCTACAAAAATAGCCCTTCCCAAAAATTCTCCAAAGAACCGTGGCAAGAGCTAGAAGCAATAGTGGTAACGAACTAATTAGAGGGTTTAGACGACGCTAAACACGATGACAAAGCCGAGCACCGCCGCAAAGACGATCAGGGCATAGAATTGGGCGCGGCCATTTTCTAGATATTTCAGGCCTTCACCACTGACGAGGGTGACGAGACCGGTTAGGTTAACCGCCCCATCAATGACCTTGTAGTCAACTTCCATGATTTGTCGGGCCAGGCGACGGGAGCCTTGCACAAAAACACGGTCATAGACATCGTCGAAATACCATTTGTTCAGGGAAAAACGGTATAAAACGGGGAATTTTTCGGCAATGCTGGCCGGGTCAATTTTCCCTTGTAGGTACATCAAAATCGCCACGCTAATACCAATTAAGCCGATGCCGATGGAGCTACCGGCCATGATGTAGAATTCATTCCAATCAAAGTGGGTGACGGCTTCGACCACTTCTCCAGGGGCATGGATAAAGGCCTCAAATTGGTTGGCCCAGGGCCGGCCAATCAGGCCAATCAATACCGAGGGCACTGCCAGGGCCATCAGAGGAAAGGTCATGGTCAGGGGCGATTCGTGGGGTTCATGGCTATGGCCGTGGTCGTCGTGGCTGGCCTCATCGTGATCGAGTTCCCGCACATCCATGGCACCCGGGCCAAAGGCCGGTAACAGGTCATAGAAATCCAACACCTTATTTTTTAAGGCCGAGTCGTTGCCGCGAAAAGACCCTTCAAAGGTCATAAAGTACATGCGGAACATATAGAAAGCGGTTAGACCAGCCGTTCCCCAACCAATGGCCCAGAGGGCCGGATTAGCCGCGAAGGCCAGGCCTAGAATTTCATCCTTCGACCAAAAGCCTGCGAAGGGAGGAATACCGCAGATAGCCAGGGTACCGATCAGAAAACAAGTGGCCGTAATCGGCATATATTTCCGTAGGCCGCCCATGATGCGCATATCCTGGGCCAGCACCGGGTCGTGACCAACCACCGCCTCCATACCGTGGATGACTGAACCGGAGCAGAGGAAAAGCATGGCCTTGAAGTAGGCGTGGGTCATCAGGTGAAACAGACCAGCGGAATAGGCCCCAATGCCCATGGCCATGACCATATAGCCCAACTGGGAAATGGTGGAATAGGCCAGGCCTTTTTTGATGTCATTTTGGGTCAAGGCAATGGTGGCCCCCAGAAAGGCTGTAAAACAGCCTGTCCAGGCAATCACGTTCATTACCGCCGGGATGGGCTCAAACACTGGGTACATGCGAGCCACCAGGAAAACCCCTGCCGCCACCATCGTTGCCGCATGGATCAGGGCCGAAATCGGGGTCGGGCCCTCCATTGCATCGGGCAACCAGACATGGAGGGGAAACTGGGCCGATTTGGCCACAGGGCCAAGAAAGATCAGAATGGCGAATAGAGCGGCAATCGTCCCACTCAAGCTACCGGAGGCCACCAAGGTTTCTAAACGTTCCCCCGCAACCCCAAAATCAAAACTATTGGTGGCCCAGTAAAGACCGAGAATCCCCAACAGGAGACCAAAGTCCCCCACCCGGTTGGTGACAAAAGCCTTCTGGCAGGCATCGGCTGCGGCCTTGCGGTCATACCAAAAGCCGATCAGCAGGTAGGAACACATCCCCACCAATTCCCAGAAGATATAGACCTGGACAAGGTTGGGGCTAATCACCAACCCCAGCATGGAGGAAGCAAATAAACTTAAATACGCATAAAAACGAACATAGCCAGGGTCGTGGGCCATGTAGCCATCGGTGTAGATCATCACCAACAGCGCGACGGTCGTGACAATCACTAACATCAACGCGCTGAGGTGGTCGATGACGTAGCCCATTTGTAAATGGAAACTTCCTGCAGAAGCCCATTCCACCATTTGGGAGTAGCTGTTGTGACCCTGGAGTTGGCTCCACAGCAGGCCACCAGAAAGCACCATGGCCGTACCTAAACAGAAGATGATGAACACTGCATTCAACTGCCGTAGTCCATTAGTCATCTGGTTAAAAGAGATGAGTCCAATGCCGACTACCGCCGCTCCGATCAGGGGGAGTAGGGGGATTAGCCAGGCATACTGGTAAAGCAGTTCCATTATTTAATACCTACTTGCAAATCTAGTCCTTATTGTATGGACACCGCCCCCATTGTGGCACAAACCTCCCCGCAAGATTGATGATTTCTATGGGGTTGTTGTCTTCTGGAAGGATGCCATAATCAAACCATTCCGTCACCATATCCCTGCCCATGTCTGCTGACCTAGAAACCCTTTTGGATTTAGCCCTCAAAGCTGGAGCTGATGCGGCGGAGGTTTACCAGGCCTCGTCCCTCTCCCATCCCGTTTTTTTTGAAGCTAACCGTCTCAAGCAGTTAGAAACGGTTGAATCCGAGGGCCTGGCCCTGAGACTGTGGCGGGAAGGTCGTCCGGGACTAGCGGTGGCCTATGGCCCCATTGATCCTCAGCGGCTTGTGGGGAAGGCCTTGGAATTAGCCGCCCTCAATGACCCCGAAGAACCAGCTCTGGCCCCACCCCGTCGGAATTGGCACTCTTCCTTGGGGGAATCTGTTTCAGTGGAAAATTTGATCGATATTGGCAAGGCTACCATTGCGGCCCTGCGCTCGGCCTATCCTGAGGTCATCTGTGGCGGAGAACTGAGTTGCGAGACAGAAAAAACACGCCTCCTCAATAGTCAGGGCCTGGATTGCCAGATTGAAGAGACCAGTGTTAGCTACTATTTCGGCGTGGAATGGATACGGGGAGAGGATTTTCTCGCGGTCTATGACGGTGATTACGGCCGCGGGGCCTTTACGACCGACGAGGTGATTGCCCAACTGCTCCAACGACTCCATTGGGCCAAGGCCCTGGCTCCGAGCCCTACCGGAAAACTGCCCGTACTTTTCACCAGTAATGCCGCCTCCCTACTTTGGGATACGGTGGCCGCGGCCCTCAATGGTAAACGGGTGTTAGAGGGGTCTTCCCCCTGGAGTGAGCGTCAAGGGCAGGGGGTGGTCTCTCCCCTAATTAGCTTGGCTCAGGACCCGAACCTCAGTCCCTACGATTGTCCCTTTGACGATGAGGGCACCCCCACCCAGGCCTATTCCCTGATCCAACGGGGCCAACTCCAGCAGTTTTATAGTGACCGGATGACGGCCCGTCGTCTCGGCCAACTCCCTAGCGGCAACGGTTTCCGGCCTGGCCTGGAGTATTATCCTGTCCCGAGTTTAGTCAATTTAGTCGTGGCCCCTGGCCAAGAAGATGGGCAAAGTCTACTGCAAGCCTTGCCCCAGGCCTTGATCGTGGCTCAAATTTTAGGGGACGGAGCCGATCTGTCCGGCGATTTTTCCGTCAATGTGGATTTGGGCTATGCTGTTGCTGACGGGGAAGTTCTGGGACGGGTTAAGGACACCATGATCGCGGGCAATGTCTATCAACTTTTAAACCAAGTTATCGCTGTGGGCAATGACCGTCGTTGGCAAGGTTCCTACTATACCCCTTCTCTTTTAATTGATGGGGTTGCCATTGTTGCCTAAACAGCATTAACTAACAGTTCGATTTACCTTTTATCAAAAAAGATCTCTATATTGAGCGTCTAAATAGCTAGGGCCGGCCTGATGGACTTTGAGCCCAACGCCAGCGTCGATGCTGAAACATGAATAGCCCCGTGAGCAATAAAAGGGCCGGAACAAGGCTACTTAGGACATAAATAAAGTGGGTCAACCAGCCACCAAAATGACCAATGGGCAAAATATACTGGGCCGCCAAAATCCGTGGGGCTAGGGGAAGCCATCCTCGCATTTTTAGACTTTAGGATGGCCCCGCTGTATTGATCAAAAAAGATAAAAATATCCTTGTTAAAGGCATTTTCTTAGAGAAAAATTGACAATCATTGGTTTTGATTTTCTAGGATCAAACCAACAAAACTTACTTCCTTCTCAGTCAATTATGCTATAAGGGCTAGTAACACCATCTTTATTTCAATGCCACCACCCACTCAATGGGGATAGGGTATTTATGTCTTTGAATCTTACCAACCGTCTCTCGGCCATTACCCAAGACAGCGCAGGAACGACCCATGTTGTTTGGTTAGAAGGAACGAATATTTGGCACGCGGTTTATGATCCCATTTCCCAAACCTGGAAAGATGCCCAGGCCATTGTCAATACTGCCGGTCAGCATATCCGCAGTCTCAATCTGATTGCAGATTCAGGGTTAATTATCGAATCTGGAACTAGTAGTGGCAATACTAGTACGCTCATCCCAGGTCTGGCAGTGGTTTATCAAGAAGGCCGGGAAAACGACAGTAACTTTTTCCATACCGCCGCCCAATATAACGCCAATGGGAATCTGCAATGGTTACCTAGTCCCCAGGCCCTGACTGCGGATCAAGTGGGTGATTTAGAACCTCGGGCGGTGGCAGATAACGGTTTTGTGACGGTGGTAGGGCAAAAGGTTGATCTCGTCAAAGCCCAAAACCAAGCCATTCGAGAAGATGCGGATTTGTACTCTCAAGCGTTTCAAATTTACAGTAACCAATTCCCCACAACCCCATCAGCCCTAGCCACGCCTATTGCTACTTACACGCCCCAGATTGCCAAAGATGGCGTCATCCAAGGGAGCTACATTCAGGGTGGACAAAGTGCGGTGACTGCATTAACCCCTGCTACTTACCAACCCTTGACTCTTGCGGAAACACAATCCAGTAGCTTTCAGGGATGGGGGGCAAATTGGACAGTTTCTCAGACATTTGATACCAACCTAACCAACTTAAAACTGTTTGAGGGAATGTCTAGTGTACCTCAGTCTCTGCTAACGCCCATTTTTAAGAAATTCAATATTACTGGAACATTACTGGGATCTTCAGGGAACAATCCTAATCTTTCATTTTTTGGGGGCGGAATTAGTACAGAAGGACTGTTGCTCAATGCCTCGATGGCAATTCAATTAAATAAAGATGAGCCAGGCAGTAACAATACCTCATCTGGAAATACAGGAAGCAGTCTCAATCCGGCAGGAAACACAACACAACTCTCCCGTAAGCCAGAAATTTCCATCTCCGCCATTGCCGCGACCCTTTATACCTTTGATAAAAGCTTAGGTGAAGACAATCTTTCTTATCCTTTAACAGTGGAAACGGGGAGCGTTGGCCTAACAGTTGGCTTTACATTTCCGTTGCCCATTGAAGGAACACCCATTCTATTTAACTTGTTAGGCAGTGCTGGCCTGGGAATGCAGTGGCAATTATCCCCCAAAGACCCGCAAACCTACGTCTCTCCCGTTGGGGCGGCTTTATCTCCGACAGGGGGGGGGTCTGATACGGTGCTGGCGACGCTATTTAATGTTCCTCCTTTAGGGGCCTTCGCCGCAATTGGCCTGGCGGTGATTTCTGATGTTACAGAAGTGATTGAGTTAATTTTCAGCGACGTTGATCCTGACAGTAATGAAGCCATAGAACTGGAATCCTTGTTGTTTTCGATACCGGTTGCTACAGGCATTGATGGCGGGATTAAAATCCCTTATGTCTTTGAGGCCATCGCCGGGATTCAACTCAGCTTGGTGGGGACGTTTGGCGGCACTCGGGCGGCGGATAATGGTGCATTTCAGTATGACCGTGATTTCAGTCTTGGCTTTCCCATGAATATCACCATTAAACTCTTAGGTTTTCTAGGAGGAACTATTGGAATTTATCCTTATTTTACCTGGGGAGATGATCCCAGTAGTAGTGATTTACTCGCACTTAATCAAGCTAGCACTGATTCTCCCATTGCCATCGTCAAAGGGCCTCTTTTAGAAATTCAAGGGCTACCAATTAATGGAAATCCCACTCCCGATGACTTTGAAGTTGCACTCACGGATCCCCTAGGGCAAGTTACAAAAGTTCCGGTTTTTGGGGTCATCACTCAGGGAGATACAACCCTACTGCGGCTAGAATCTGCGCTTCCCGTAACCACCTTAAATAATGAATCCTTCTCAAATATTACGGTTACTTATCAAAATAATGCTCCGATTCCTGTTATCAATCAATCCTCCAATACTTTTACCTATAATTACAATCCGATTAGCGGCACTAACAGTAACTATCAAGTCACGGAGCAACAGATTTTAGTTGCCTTTAATGCCATATTGAATCCAACTATTACTCCTGCTCTGTCTCGCTTTGATGTCACAGATGTCAATGGAAATTCTATCCTGATTGAGTCCGTTGCCGTGACCCCAAACAGTGTCATCCTAACTCTAGCAGGAACCCCCAGTGGTCTCTATTCCGTAAATTATTCAAGCAACGGCACAGGTAATTTATTGACAACGGCCGATGGTGGGGTAATTACTAGTTTTAATATTGCGAGTAATGCTCCCCCAAGCACTTCTGCACAGGTGAATCGTACCTATAGTAATATCCCTGCTGCCTCGGGAAATACTATCACCACTAATCCTCTGCTTGGTAGCACCGTTGCCCAAGATTACGCTGAGGATAGCCCACCGAATTTAGTTGTAACTGATGCTGGTGTGTTGCTGGCCTGGAGTAGTGATACCCCACCGATTACCCCCATTTCTGCCTTATTATCAGGAACTCAAATTACCCTGACCTTTGCTGACAGCCTCAATAATGACAGCTCTGCCCAGCCTGGGATAAGTCAGTTTCAAGTTCTGATTAACAATCAAGCTACTACGATTCAGGATGTGTTCACGTCAGGAAATAATGTTATTATTACGGTAAATTCAAACACTATTATTGATGCTAACGATACAGTTTCTGTTAGCTACAACATTGATGCTACACCCGGAAATAGCCTTAATAACCTGAATCTTTCTGATGCGACTGATTTTGCTTTTTGGGTGCCGGACTTCACAATGTCTGTGACTCCAGCGAGTAGTCCAACCGAGGCTCCAATGGTGTTAGCGGGAGTGGCGATCTCGAATGTTCTGACGCTGACGTTTGATCAACCCCTAAATCCAACGAATCCCCCTGCACCGAGTCAGTTTAGGGTGACCGTGAACAATGCCAATACAGTGATTGACGTTACGAATGTTGGAGTTGAAAATAACTCTGTTGTATTGAGACTCACTGCACCCATTGGTCAAGGAGATATTATTACAGTGATTTATGGTTTGGGTAGTGGCACATTAGTTAATAGTAATAGCATCCCAGTTTCTCCCTTTACAACTAGCGATATTCTGACCACATTTACCAATCCTGGGACGGTGATTAAGACGCTGTTGGCCACGCCAAGTACCTCAGG contains:
- a CDS encoding NAD(P)H-quinone oxidoreductase subunit 5 codes for the protein MELLYQYAWLIPLLPLIGAAVVGIGLISFNQMTNGLRQLNAVFIIFCLGTAMVLSGGLLWSQLQGHNSYSQMVEWASAGSFHLQMGYVIDHLSALMLVIVTTVALLVMIYTDGYMAHDPGYVRFYAYLSLFASSMLGLVISPNLVQVYIFWELVGMCSYLLIGFWYDRKAAADACQKAFVTNRVGDFGLLLGILGLYWATNSFDFGVAGERLETLVASGSLSGTIAALFAILIFLGPVAKSAQFPLHVWLPDAMEGPTPISALIHAATMVAAGVFLVARMYPVFEPIPAVMNVIAWTGCFTAFLGATIALTQNDIKKGLAYSTISQLGYMVMAMGIGAYSAGLFHLMTHAYFKAMLFLCSGSVIHGMEAVVGHDPVLAQDMRIMGGLRKYMPITATCFLIGTLAICGIPPFAGFWSKDEILGLAFAANPALWAIGWGTAGLTAFYMFRMYFMTFEGSFRGNDSALKNKVLDFYDLLPAFGPGAMDVRELDHDEASHDDHGHSHEPHESPLTMTFPLMALAVPSVLIGLIGRPWANQFEAFIHAPGEVVEAVTHFDWNEFYIMAGSSIGIGLIGISVAILMYLQGKIDPASIAEKFPVLYRFSLNKWYFDDVYDRVFVQGSRRLARQIMEVDYKVIDGAVNLTGLVTLVSGEGLKYLENGRAQFYALIVFAAVLGFVIVFSVV
- a CDS encoding TldD/PmbA family protein, coding for MSADLETLLDLALKAGADAAEVYQASSLSHPVFFEANRLKQLETVESEGLALRLWREGRPGLAVAYGPIDPQRLVGKALELAALNDPEEPALAPPRRNWHSSLGESVSVENLIDIGKATIAALRSAYPEVICGGELSCETEKTRLLNSQGLDCQIEETSVSYYFGVEWIRGEDFLAVYDGDYGRGAFTTDEVIAQLLQRLHWAKALAPSPTGKLPVLFTSNAASLLWDTVAAALNGKRVLEGSSPWSERQGQGVVSPLISLAQDPNLSPYDCPFDDEGTPTQAYSLIQRGQLQQFYSDRMTARRLGQLPSGNGFRPGLEYYPVPSLVNLVVAPGQEDGQSLLQALPQALIVAQILGDGADLSGDFSVNVDLGYAVADGEVLGRVKDTMIAGNVYQLLNQVIAVGNDRRWQGSYYTPSLLIDGVAIVA